A single Ziziphus jujuba cultivar Dongzao chromosome 11, ASM3175591v1 DNA region contains:
- the LOC107407409 gene encoding flowering time control protein FCA, with product MRDELKQSRGCGFVKYSHREMALAAINALNGCYTMRGCDQPLTVRFADPKRPRPGDSRGTPASGNTGFSPRFQAPGARPVPNFGEPMRDRIPPNAWRPMSRLSPNAPIHGFGGQLLPMSGGMAMPMNSGGQAGGHNGPSDYPGVAVSSQQSFNQSMPQVAPVGRQISQLQKPLQSPQQLPPSLQSHPQNLASYSQTQTSLASVQQLGQPQLPHSAGQTPLSQPLPSQQLLGLSGQLSVSQPQVQQSASSATALHTPLSINLQPHAAPAASNQKQLPAAPVQQQLLQPPQKSPSQLAQMLSQQTQSLQASFQSSQQAFSQLQQQLQQMQPPNQGLALQQSSQATKQQQWAGITPQALGSTPAVVSADVPSSTSAAASVPATAQAVPPVKGNWTEHTSPDGYKYYYNSVSGESKWEKPEELILYEQQHQQQQQKVPVPQPQSQSLPQHLSTQQVSQTQQLQLQPQFQTQLQPQFQTQLHNHQQLQQRSLSSSYQASGIITHQNVQELGYTQLRGASNTVSDPSRFQQGLQAAQEWMWKNKPAGA from the exons ATGCGTGATGAATTGAAGCAGAGTCGGG GATGTGGTTTTGTTAAGTACTCTCATAGAGAGATGGCGTTGGCAGCTATCAATGCTCTTAATGGATGCTATACAATGAGA GGTTGTGATCAACCATTAACTGTCCGGTTTGCTGATCCTAAAAGACCTAGGCCTGGAGATTCAAG ggGAACTCCTGCATCGGGAAATACAGGTTTCAGTCCTCGATTTCAGGCACCGGGAGCCAG ACCAGTGCCTAATTTTGGTGAGCCTATGAGGGATCGAATCCCGCCTAATGCTTGGCGTCCAATGAGCCGGCTGTCCCCTAATGCACCTATTCATGGTTTTGGAGGCCAGTTGCTTCCTATGTCTGGTGGCATGGCAATGCCTATGAATTCG GGTGGTCAAGCTGGCGGCCATAATGGTCCTTCAGATTATCCGGGAGTAGCAGTGTCATCACAACAG AGTTTTAATCAATCTATGCCACAAGTTGCTCCAGTTGGCCGACAAATATCTCAATTGCAGAAGCCTCTTCAATCACCTCAGCAGTTGCCACCTTCTTTACAATCACACCCTCAAAATTTAGCATCTTACTCCCAGACACAAACGTCCCTTGCATCAGTACAGCAGCTTGGTCAGCCACAACTTCCTCATTCAGCTGGTCAAACGCCCTTAAGTCAGCCTCTACCCTCACAACAGCTACTTGGCTTGAGTGGACAGTTGTCTGTATCTCAGCCTCAGGTTCAGCAGAGTGCGTCGTCTGCAACAGCTCTTCACACTCCTTTAAGTATTAACTTACAACCACATGCTGCGCCCGCAGCATCAAATCAAAAGCAGCTTCCTGCTGCTCCAGTCCAGCAGCAACTGCTTCAGCCTCCTCAGAAATCACCTTCTCAATTAGCTCAGATGCTGTCACAACAGACACAATCTCTTCAGGCAAGTTTTCAGTCATCTCAACAGGCTTTCTCCCAGCTCCAACAACAGTTACAACAAATGCAGCCACCAAATCAAGGTTTGGCTTTGCAGCAGAGTTCCCAGGCTACTAAACAGCAGCAG TGGGCTGGGATCACACCACAGGCGCTTGGTAGCACCCCTGCTGTTGTATCTGCAGATGTGCCTTCATCCACATCTGCTGCTGCTTCTGTACCTGCAACAGCCCAAGCTGTACCTCCTGTAAAAGGCAATTGGACAGAACACACCTCCCCTGATGGATACAAATACTATTATAATAGTGTTTCTGGTGAAAGCAAG TGGGAGAAACCTGAGGAGTTGATATTATATGAGCAACAGCATCAGCAGCAGCAACAAAAGGTACCAGTTCCGCAACCTCAGTCCCAATCACTCCCTCAGCATCTATCTACCCAGCAGGTTTCACAAACACAGCAACTGCAGCTTCAACCTCAGTTTCAAACGCAGCTTCAACCTCAGTTTCAAACGCAGCTTCATAACCACCAGCAATTACAACAACGGTCTTTATCGTCATCG TATCAGGCTTCAGGAATAATAACTCATCAAAATGTACAG GAACTTGGCTACACACAATTACGGGGGGCATCTAACACAGTCAGTGATCCTTCTCGCTTTCAACAG GGGCTTCAGGCTGCTCAGGAGTGGATGTGGAAGAATAAGCCAGCAG gAGCTTGA